The Vicingaceae bacterium genome has a segment encoding these proteins:
- the thiL gene encoding thiamine-monophosphate kinase: MYVKSFRPNFLISLRKYKFKKFFLNTKMLEDKNKMVTPLDQLGEFPLIERLTKDFPVSSNKLIKGVGDDAAVIDNGDEYLLITTDILTENIHFDFMYTPPKHLGYKMAVVNFSDIYAMNGKPEVMTIGMALSNRMSVEVLEEIYEGVAMACEKYGVMLAGGDTTSSSGGQFFCITVTGRVNKNKITYRSGANTNDLVCVTGDLGAAYAGLQLLEREKRIFLENPQVQPDLSEYDYVLQRQLKPEARKDIVEWFENQNVVPTSMIDISDGLSSETIHLSKASGKGLIIYENKIPIDWQTAKVAEELNMHAVNLALNGGEDYELLFTIKPGDFNKITQNKNIHIIGYVGDEGQKPALITNADQWVEMKALGWKSF; the protein is encoded by the coding sequence ATGTATGTAAAAAGTTTCCGGCCAAATTTTCTAATTTCGTTGCGCAAATACAAATTTAAAAAATTTTTTTTAAATACGAAAATGTTAGAAGATAAAAATAAAATGGTCACTCCTTTGGACCAACTGGGAGAATTTCCATTGATAGAGCGTTTAACCAAGGATTTTCCTGTAAGCAGTAATAAATTGATAAAAGGTGTTGGTGATGATGCAGCAGTGATAGACAATGGCGATGAGTATTTGCTTATTACCACCGATATACTTACTGAAAACATACATTTTGATTTTATGTACACGCCGCCCAAGCATTTGGGATACAAAATGGCCGTGGTGAATTTCTCGGATATTTATGCCATGAATGGCAAACCTGAAGTAATGACTATAGGAATGGCTTTATCTAACCGAATGTCGGTGGAAGTATTGGAAGAGATATACGAAGGGGTAGCCATGGCTTGCGAGAAATATGGGGTTATGCTTGCCGGAGGCGACACTACCTCTTCGTCCGGAGGGCAATTTTTTTGTATAACGGTAACCGGACGGGTCAATAAAAACAAAATAACCTACCGATCGGGTGCAAATACCAATGATTTGGTTTGTGTAACGGGAGATTTAGGGGCAGCGTATGCCGGTTTACAATTGTTGGAACGGGAGAAAAGAATTTTTTTAGAAAATCCACAAGTTCAACCGGATTTATCGGAATATGATTATGTTTTGCAAAGACAGTTAAAACCGGAAGCGCGTAAAGACATCGTGGAATGGTTTGAAAATCAAAATGTGGTTCCTACTTCGATGATAGATATTTCCGATGGACTTTCGAGTGAAACCATACATTTGTCAAAGGCCTCCGGAAAAGGCTTGATTATTTATGAAAATAAAATTCCAATTGATTGGCAAACAGCCAAAGTGGCAGAAGAATTAAACATGCATGCAGTAAATCTTGCGTTGAACGGGGGAGAAGATTATGAACTGTTGTTTACCATAAAACCGGGAGATTTTAATAAAATCACACAAAATAAAAACATTCACATTATAGGTTATGTCGGAGACGAAGGCCAAAAACCTGCTTTAATCACCAATGCAGATCAATGGGTTGAAATGAAAGCATTGGGATGGAAGTCGTTTTGA